In a genomic window of Nodosilinea sp. E11:
- a CDS encoding TIGR03792 family protein, translating into MVIEWLTFAVDPDNRETFIRLDNDIWTAALSQYPGFISKEVWISPDLHDQVVFMVRWQTREQWKSIPQAELDAVERQFDQAVEFTYRMIDAREYQVRRYPSA; encoded by the coding sequence ATGGTGATTGAATGGCTCACCTTTGCGGTCGATCCTGACAACCGCGAAACCTTTATTCGCTTGGATAACGACATTTGGACGGCGGCTCTGAGCCAGTATCCCGGCTTTATTTCGAAAGAAGTGTGGATCTCGCCCGATTTACACGACCAAGTGGTGTTTATGGTGCGCTGGCAAACCCGCGAACAGTGGAAGTCAATTCCCCAGGCTGAACTAGACGCCGTTGAGCGCCAGTTTGACCAGGCCGTTGAGTTTACTTACCGCATGATTGACGCCCGCGAGTATCAGGTGCGGCGGTATCCCTCGGCCTAG